In one Sander lucioperca isolate FBNREF2018 chromosome 7, SLUC_FBN_1.2, whole genome shotgun sequence genomic region, the following are encoded:
- the LOC116038545 gene encoding FERM domain-containing protein 5 isoform X1 — protein sequence MLSRFMSGSIRNLEREYSCTVRLLDDTEYTCTIQRDAKGQYLFDLICHHLNLLEKDYFGIRYVDPDKQRHWLEFSKSIAKQMKSQPPFTMCLRVKFYPPEPASLKEEITRYLVFLQIKRDLYHGRLLCKTSDAAMLAAHILQAEIGNYDPGKHPEGYSSKFQFFPKHSEKLERRISDIHKTELIGQTPETSERNFLQKAQMLETYGVDPHPCKDVSGNPAFLAFTPFGFVVLQGNRRVHFLKWNEVTKLKFEGKTFHVHANQREDKKIILTYFAPTPEACKHLWKCGVENQAFYKLEKSSQVRTVSSSNLFFKGSRFRYSGRVAKEVMEQSAKIKREPPEIHRAGLVPSRSCPSITHGPRLTSVPRTRRRAVHISIMEGLESLRDSAHSTPVRSVSHGDCFMPRSRSQATDASERTAVISDEAYSPSDSVLPTPVAEHSMELAVSRQINGAPCSIEEEKESEAGTPMRGEGGDFGADGRSAQEGAGGDSALSEVEQVNKFVLSVLRLLLVTIGLLFVLLLLLIILTESDLDIAFLRDIRQTPEFEQFHYEYFCPLRRWFACKLRWVGGLLVNK from the exons CGGGATGCAAAGGGACAGTATCTGTTTGACCTCATCTGCCACCATCTCAACTTGCTGGAGAAAGACTATTTTGGCATCAGATATGTGGATCCAGACAAGCAgcgg CACTGGTTGGAGTTCTCAAAATCAATTGCAAAGCAAATGAAAT CTCAGCCTCCATTCACCATGTGTCTGAGAGTCAAGTTCTACCCTCCTGAACCCGCTTCTCTAAAGGAGGAAATCACTCG ATATCTTGTCTTCCTGCAAATCAAGAGAGACCTCTACCACGGTCGGCTCCTGTGTAAAACCTCGGACGCGGCCATGCTCGCTGCCCACATCCTTCAAG CTGAGATTGGTAATTACGACCCTGGGAAGCATCCTGAAGGTTACAGCTCCAAATTTCAGTTCTTCCCTAAACATTCGGAGAAGCTGGAGCGCCGGATTTCAGACATACACAAGACAGAGCTGAT TGGACAGACACCTGAAACATCAGAGCGAAATTTCCTGCAGAAAGCCCAGATGCTGGAGACATATGGTGTTGATCCACATCCATGCAAG GATGTGTCCGGGAACCCAGCTTTCCTCGCCTTCACACCATTTGGTTTTGTGGTGCTTCAGGGAAACAGGAGAGTTCATTTTCTTAAATG GAACGAAGTGACCAAACTGAAGTTCGAAGGCAAGACCTTCCACGTACATGCAAATCAGAGGGAG GACAAAAAGATCATCTTGACATACTTTGCGCCCACACCGGAGGCATGCAAGCACCTTTGGAAGTGTGGAGTGGAGAACCAAGCGTTCTATAA GCTTGAGAAGTCAAGTCAAGTTCGAACGGTGTCCAGCAGCAACTTGTTCTTCAAGGGCAGCCGTTTCCGTTACAG TGGTCGAGTGGCAAAAGAGGTGATGGAGCAGAGTGCCAAAATCAAACGCGAACCTCCAGAAATACACAG AGCTGGCCTCGTGCCCAGCAGAAGTTGTCCATCCATCACACACGGGCCTCGCCTAACCAGTGTGCCACGCACGCGTCGGAGAGCTGTGCACATATCTATCATGGAGG GTCTGGAGTCATTGCGTGACAGTGCCCACTCTACACCGGTGCGTTCAGTGTCCCATGGGGACTGCTTCATGCCACGCTCCCGGAGCCAGGCCACGGACGCCAGTGAGAGGACTGCGGTGATCTCGGACGAGGCCTACAGCCCGTCTGACAGCGTCCTGCCCACCCCGGTGGCCGAGCACAGCATGGAGCTGGCTGTCTCGCGCCAGATCAACGGGGCGCCCTGCAGCATCGAGGAGGAGAAGGAGTCGGAGGCGGGCACCCCCATGCGCGGAGAAGGGGGTGATTTTGGTGCGGACGGTAGATCTGCACAGGAGGGTGCAGGGGGGGACTCGGCCCTCAGCGAGGTGGAACAGGTGAATAAATTTGTCTTAAGTGTCCTCCGTTTGCTCCTTGTGACCATTGGACTCCTCTTTGtcttgctcctcctcctcatcatcctcaCCGAGTCAGACCTTGACATTGCATTTTTACGTGATATCCGCCAGACCCCAGAATTTGAGCAGTTCCATTACGAATACTTTTGTCCCCTCAGGCGGTGGTTTGCCTGCAAGCTCCGCTGGGTGGGCGGGTTGCTCGTTAACAAGTGA
- the LOC116038545 gene encoding FERM domain-containing protein 5 isoform X3, translating to MLSRFMSGSIRNLEREYSCTVRLLDDTEYTCTIQRDAKGQYLFDLICHHLNLLEKDYFGIRYVDPDKQRHWLEFSKSIAKQMKSQPPFTMCLRVKFYPPEPASLKEEITRYLVFLQIKRDLYHGRLLCKTSDAAMLAAHILQAEIGNYDPGKHPEGYSSKFQFFPKHSEKLERRISDIHKTELIGQTPETSERNFLQKAQMLETYGVDPHPCKDVSGNPAFLAFTPFGFVVLQGNRRVHFLKWNEVTKLKFEGKTFHVHANQREDKKIILTYFAPTPEACKHLWKCGVENQAFYKLEKSSQVRTVSSSNLFFKGSRFRYRAGLVPSRSCPSITHGPRLTSVPRTRRRAVHISIMEGLESLRDSAHSTPVRSVSHGDCFMPRSRSQATDASERTAVISDEAYSPSDSVLPTPVAEHSMELAVSRQINGAPCSIEEEKESEAGTPMRGEGGDFGADGRSAQEGAGGDSALSEVEQVNKFVLSVLRLLLVTIGLLFVLLLLLIILTESDLDIAFLRDIRQTPEFEQFHYEYFCPLRRWFACKLRWVGGLLVNK from the exons CGGGATGCAAAGGGACAGTATCTGTTTGACCTCATCTGCCACCATCTCAACTTGCTGGAGAAAGACTATTTTGGCATCAGATATGTGGATCCAGACAAGCAgcgg CACTGGTTGGAGTTCTCAAAATCAATTGCAAAGCAAATGAAAT CTCAGCCTCCATTCACCATGTGTCTGAGAGTCAAGTTCTACCCTCCTGAACCCGCTTCTCTAAAGGAGGAAATCACTCG ATATCTTGTCTTCCTGCAAATCAAGAGAGACCTCTACCACGGTCGGCTCCTGTGTAAAACCTCGGACGCGGCCATGCTCGCTGCCCACATCCTTCAAG CTGAGATTGGTAATTACGACCCTGGGAAGCATCCTGAAGGTTACAGCTCCAAATTTCAGTTCTTCCCTAAACATTCGGAGAAGCTGGAGCGCCGGATTTCAGACATACACAAGACAGAGCTGAT TGGACAGACACCTGAAACATCAGAGCGAAATTTCCTGCAGAAAGCCCAGATGCTGGAGACATATGGTGTTGATCCACATCCATGCAAG GATGTGTCCGGGAACCCAGCTTTCCTCGCCTTCACACCATTTGGTTTTGTGGTGCTTCAGGGAAACAGGAGAGTTCATTTTCTTAAATG GAACGAAGTGACCAAACTGAAGTTCGAAGGCAAGACCTTCCACGTACATGCAAATCAGAGGGAG GACAAAAAGATCATCTTGACATACTTTGCGCCCACACCGGAGGCATGCAAGCACCTTTGGAAGTGTGGAGTGGAGAACCAAGCGTTCTATAA GCTTGAGAAGTCAAGTCAAGTTCGAACGGTGTCCAGCAGCAACTTGTTCTTCAAGGGCAGCCGTTTCCGTTACAG AGCTGGCCTCGTGCCCAGCAGAAGTTGTCCATCCATCACACACGGGCCTCGCCTAACCAGTGTGCCACGCACGCGTCGGAGAGCTGTGCACATATCTATCATGGAGG GTCTGGAGTCATTGCGTGACAGTGCCCACTCTACACCGGTGCGTTCAGTGTCCCATGGGGACTGCTTCATGCCACGCTCCCGGAGCCAGGCCACGGACGCCAGTGAGAGGACTGCGGTGATCTCGGACGAGGCCTACAGCCCGTCTGACAGCGTCCTGCCCACCCCGGTGGCCGAGCACAGCATGGAGCTGGCTGTCTCGCGCCAGATCAACGGGGCGCCCTGCAGCATCGAGGAGGAGAAGGAGTCGGAGGCGGGCACCCCCATGCGCGGAGAAGGGGGTGATTTTGGTGCGGACGGTAGATCTGCACAGGAGGGTGCAGGGGGGGACTCGGCCCTCAGCGAGGTGGAACAGGTGAATAAATTTGTCTTAAGTGTCCTCCGTTTGCTCCTTGTGACCATTGGACTCCTCTTTGtcttgctcctcctcctcatcatcctcaCCGAGTCAGACCTTGACATTGCATTTTTACGTGATATCCGCCAGACCCCAGAATTTGAGCAGTTCCATTACGAATACTTTTGTCCCCTCAGGCGGTGGTTTGCCTGCAAGCTCCGCTGGGTGGGCGGGTTGCTCGTTAACAAGTGA
- the LOC116038545 gene encoding FERM domain-containing protein 5 isoform X2: protein MLSRFMSGSIRNLEREYSCTVRLLDDTEYTCTIQRDAKGQYLFDLICHHLNLLEKDYFGIRYVDPDKQRHWLEFSKSIAKQMKSQPPFTMCLRVKFYPPEPASLKEEITRYLVFLQIKRDLYHGRLLCKTSDAAMLAAHILQAEIGNYDPGKHPEGYSSKFQFFPKHSEKLERRISDIHKTELIGQTPETSERNFLQKAQMLETYGVDPHPCKDVSGNPAFLAFTPFGFVVLQGNRRVHFLKWNEVTKLKFEGKTFHVHANQREIILTYFAPTPEACKHLWKCGVENQAFYKLEKSSQVRTVSSSNLFFKGSRFRYSGRVAKEVMEQSAKIKREPPEIHRAGLVPSRSCPSITHGPRLTSVPRTRRRAVHISIMEGLESLRDSAHSTPVRSVSHGDCFMPRSRSQATDASERTAVISDEAYSPSDSVLPTPVAEHSMELAVSRQINGAPCSIEEEKESEAGTPMRGEGGDFGADGRSAQEGAGGDSALSEVEQVNKFVLSVLRLLLVTIGLLFVLLLLLIILTESDLDIAFLRDIRQTPEFEQFHYEYFCPLRRWFACKLRWVGGLLVNK from the exons CGGGATGCAAAGGGACAGTATCTGTTTGACCTCATCTGCCACCATCTCAACTTGCTGGAGAAAGACTATTTTGGCATCAGATATGTGGATCCAGACAAGCAgcgg CACTGGTTGGAGTTCTCAAAATCAATTGCAAAGCAAATGAAAT CTCAGCCTCCATTCACCATGTGTCTGAGAGTCAAGTTCTACCCTCCTGAACCCGCTTCTCTAAAGGAGGAAATCACTCG ATATCTTGTCTTCCTGCAAATCAAGAGAGACCTCTACCACGGTCGGCTCCTGTGTAAAACCTCGGACGCGGCCATGCTCGCTGCCCACATCCTTCAAG CTGAGATTGGTAATTACGACCCTGGGAAGCATCCTGAAGGTTACAGCTCCAAATTTCAGTTCTTCCCTAAACATTCGGAGAAGCTGGAGCGCCGGATTTCAGACATACACAAGACAGAGCTGAT TGGACAGACACCTGAAACATCAGAGCGAAATTTCCTGCAGAAAGCCCAGATGCTGGAGACATATGGTGTTGATCCACATCCATGCAAG GATGTGTCCGGGAACCCAGCTTTCCTCGCCTTCACACCATTTGGTTTTGTGGTGCTTCAGGGAAACAGGAGAGTTCATTTTCTTAAATG GAACGAAGTGACCAAACTGAAGTTCGAAGGCAAGACCTTCCACGTACATGCAAATCAGAGGGAG ATCATCTTGACATACTTTGCGCCCACACCGGAGGCATGCAAGCACCTTTGGAAGTGTGGAGTGGAGAACCAAGCGTTCTATAA GCTTGAGAAGTCAAGTCAAGTTCGAACGGTGTCCAGCAGCAACTTGTTCTTCAAGGGCAGCCGTTTCCGTTACAG TGGTCGAGTGGCAAAAGAGGTGATGGAGCAGAGTGCCAAAATCAAACGCGAACCTCCAGAAATACACAG AGCTGGCCTCGTGCCCAGCAGAAGTTGTCCATCCATCACACACGGGCCTCGCCTAACCAGTGTGCCACGCACGCGTCGGAGAGCTGTGCACATATCTATCATGGAGG GTCTGGAGTCATTGCGTGACAGTGCCCACTCTACACCGGTGCGTTCAGTGTCCCATGGGGACTGCTTCATGCCACGCTCCCGGAGCCAGGCCACGGACGCCAGTGAGAGGACTGCGGTGATCTCGGACGAGGCCTACAGCCCGTCTGACAGCGTCCTGCCCACCCCGGTGGCCGAGCACAGCATGGAGCTGGCTGTCTCGCGCCAGATCAACGGGGCGCCCTGCAGCATCGAGGAGGAGAAGGAGTCGGAGGCGGGCACCCCCATGCGCGGAGAAGGGGGTGATTTTGGTGCGGACGGTAGATCTGCACAGGAGGGTGCAGGGGGGGACTCGGCCCTCAGCGAGGTGGAACAGGTGAATAAATTTGTCTTAAGTGTCCTCCGTTTGCTCCTTGTGACCATTGGACTCCTCTTTGtcttgctcctcctcctcatcatcctcaCCGAGTCAGACCTTGACATTGCATTTTTACGTGATATCCGCCAGACCCCAGAATTTGAGCAGTTCCATTACGAATACTTTTGTCCCCTCAGGCGGTGGTTTGCCTGCAAGCTCCGCTGGGTGGGCGGGTTGCTCGTTAACAAGTGA
- the LOC116038545 gene encoding FERM domain-containing protein 5 isoform X4 — protein sequence MLSRFMSGSIRNLEREYSCTVRLLDDTEYTCTIQRDAKGQYLFDLICHHLNLLEKDYFGIRYVDPDKQRHWLEFSKSIAKQMKSQPPFTMCLRVKFYPPEPASLKEEITRYLVFLQIKRDLYHGRLLCKTSDAAMLAAHILQAEIGNYDPGKHPEGYSSKFQFFPKHSEKLERRISDIHKTELIGQTPETSERNFLQKAQMLETYGVDPHPCKDVSGNPAFLAFTPFGFVVLQGNRRVHFLKWNEVTKLKFEGKTFHVHANQREIILTYFAPTPEACKHLWKCGVENQAFYKLEKSSQVRTVSSSNLFFKGSRFRYRAGLVPSRSCPSITHGPRLTSVPRTRRRAVHISIMEGLESLRDSAHSTPVRSVSHGDCFMPRSRSQATDASERTAVISDEAYSPSDSVLPTPVAEHSMELAVSRQINGAPCSIEEEKESEAGTPMRGEGGDFGADGRSAQEGAGGDSALSEVEQVNKFVLSVLRLLLVTIGLLFVLLLLLIILTESDLDIAFLRDIRQTPEFEQFHYEYFCPLRRWFACKLRWVGGLLVNK from the exons CGGGATGCAAAGGGACAGTATCTGTTTGACCTCATCTGCCACCATCTCAACTTGCTGGAGAAAGACTATTTTGGCATCAGATATGTGGATCCAGACAAGCAgcgg CACTGGTTGGAGTTCTCAAAATCAATTGCAAAGCAAATGAAAT CTCAGCCTCCATTCACCATGTGTCTGAGAGTCAAGTTCTACCCTCCTGAACCCGCTTCTCTAAAGGAGGAAATCACTCG ATATCTTGTCTTCCTGCAAATCAAGAGAGACCTCTACCACGGTCGGCTCCTGTGTAAAACCTCGGACGCGGCCATGCTCGCTGCCCACATCCTTCAAG CTGAGATTGGTAATTACGACCCTGGGAAGCATCCTGAAGGTTACAGCTCCAAATTTCAGTTCTTCCCTAAACATTCGGAGAAGCTGGAGCGCCGGATTTCAGACATACACAAGACAGAGCTGAT TGGACAGACACCTGAAACATCAGAGCGAAATTTCCTGCAGAAAGCCCAGATGCTGGAGACATATGGTGTTGATCCACATCCATGCAAG GATGTGTCCGGGAACCCAGCTTTCCTCGCCTTCACACCATTTGGTTTTGTGGTGCTTCAGGGAAACAGGAGAGTTCATTTTCTTAAATG GAACGAAGTGACCAAACTGAAGTTCGAAGGCAAGACCTTCCACGTACATGCAAATCAGAGGGAG ATCATCTTGACATACTTTGCGCCCACACCGGAGGCATGCAAGCACCTTTGGAAGTGTGGAGTGGAGAACCAAGCGTTCTATAA GCTTGAGAAGTCAAGTCAAGTTCGAACGGTGTCCAGCAGCAACTTGTTCTTCAAGGGCAGCCGTTTCCGTTACAG AGCTGGCCTCGTGCCCAGCAGAAGTTGTCCATCCATCACACACGGGCCTCGCCTAACCAGTGTGCCACGCACGCGTCGGAGAGCTGTGCACATATCTATCATGGAGG GTCTGGAGTCATTGCGTGACAGTGCCCACTCTACACCGGTGCGTTCAGTGTCCCATGGGGACTGCTTCATGCCACGCTCCCGGAGCCAGGCCACGGACGCCAGTGAGAGGACTGCGGTGATCTCGGACGAGGCCTACAGCCCGTCTGACAGCGTCCTGCCCACCCCGGTGGCCGAGCACAGCATGGAGCTGGCTGTCTCGCGCCAGATCAACGGGGCGCCCTGCAGCATCGAGGAGGAGAAGGAGTCGGAGGCGGGCACCCCCATGCGCGGAGAAGGGGGTGATTTTGGTGCGGACGGTAGATCTGCACAGGAGGGTGCAGGGGGGGACTCGGCCCTCAGCGAGGTGGAACAGGTGAATAAATTTGTCTTAAGTGTCCTCCGTTTGCTCCTTGTGACCATTGGACTCCTCTTTGtcttgctcctcctcctcatcatcctcaCCGAGTCAGACCTTGACATTGCATTTTTACGTGATATCCGCCAGACCCCAGAATTTGAGCAGTTCCATTACGAATACTTTTGTCCCCTCAGGCGGTGGTTTGCCTGCAAGCTCCGCTGGGTGGGCGGGTTGCTCGTTAACAAGTGA
- the LOC116038545 gene encoding FERM domain-containing protein 5 isoform X5, which produces MCLRVKFYPPEPASLKEEITRYLVFLQIKRDLYHGRLLCKTSDAAMLAAHILQAEIGNYDPGKHPEGYSSKFQFFPKHSEKLERRISDIHKTELIGQTPETSERNFLQKAQMLETYGVDPHPCKDVSGNPAFLAFTPFGFVVLQGNRRVHFLKWNEVTKLKFEGKTFHVHANQREDKKIILTYFAPTPEACKHLWKCGVENQAFYKLEKSSQVRTVSSSNLFFKGSRFRYSGRVAKEVMEQSAKIKREPPEIHRAGLVPSRSCPSITHGPRLTSVPRTRRRAVHISIMEGLESLRDSAHSTPVRSVSHGDCFMPRSRSQATDASERTAVISDEAYSPSDSVLPTPVAEHSMELAVSRQINGAPCSIEEEKESEAGTPMRGEGGDFGADGRSAQEGAGGDSALSEVEQVNKFVLSVLRLLLVTIGLLFVLLLLLIILTESDLDIAFLRDIRQTPEFEQFHYEYFCPLRRWFACKLRWVGGLLVNK; this is translated from the exons ATGTGTCTGAGAGTCAAGTTCTACCCTCCTGAACCCGCTTCTCTAAAGGAGGAAATCACTCG ATATCTTGTCTTCCTGCAAATCAAGAGAGACCTCTACCACGGTCGGCTCCTGTGTAAAACCTCGGACGCGGCCATGCTCGCTGCCCACATCCTTCAAG CTGAGATTGGTAATTACGACCCTGGGAAGCATCCTGAAGGTTACAGCTCCAAATTTCAGTTCTTCCCTAAACATTCGGAGAAGCTGGAGCGCCGGATTTCAGACATACACAAGACAGAGCTGAT TGGACAGACACCTGAAACATCAGAGCGAAATTTCCTGCAGAAAGCCCAGATGCTGGAGACATATGGTGTTGATCCACATCCATGCAAG GATGTGTCCGGGAACCCAGCTTTCCTCGCCTTCACACCATTTGGTTTTGTGGTGCTTCAGGGAAACAGGAGAGTTCATTTTCTTAAATG GAACGAAGTGACCAAACTGAAGTTCGAAGGCAAGACCTTCCACGTACATGCAAATCAGAGGGAG GACAAAAAGATCATCTTGACATACTTTGCGCCCACACCGGAGGCATGCAAGCACCTTTGGAAGTGTGGAGTGGAGAACCAAGCGTTCTATAA GCTTGAGAAGTCAAGTCAAGTTCGAACGGTGTCCAGCAGCAACTTGTTCTTCAAGGGCAGCCGTTTCCGTTACAG TGGTCGAGTGGCAAAAGAGGTGATGGAGCAGAGTGCCAAAATCAAACGCGAACCTCCAGAAATACACAG AGCTGGCCTCGTGCCCAGCAGAAGTTGTCCATCCATCACACACGGGCCTCGCCTAACCAGTGTGCCACGCACGCGTCGGAGAGCTGTGCACATATCTATCATGGAGG GTCTGGAGTCATTGCGTGACAGTGCCCACTCTACACCGGTGCGTTCAGTGTCCCATGGGGACTGCTTCATGCCACGCTCCCGGAGCCAGGCCACGGACGCCAGTGAGAGGACTGCGGTGATCTCGGACGAGGCCTACAGCCCGTCTGACAGCGTCCTGCCCACCCCGGTGGCCGAGCACAGCATGGAGCTGGCTGTCTCGCGCCAGATCAACGGGGCGCCCTGCAGCATCGAGGAGGAGAAGGAGTCGGAGGCGGGCACCCCCATGCGCGGAGAAGGGGGTGATTTTGGTGCGGACGGTAGATCTGCACAGGAGGGTGCAGGGGGGGACTCGGCCCTCAGCGAGGTGGAACAGGTGAATAAATTTGTCTTAAGTGTCCTCCGTTTGCTCCTTGTGACCATTGGACTCCTCTTTGtcttgctcctcctcctcatcatcctcaCCGAGTCAGACCTTGACATTGCATTTTTACGTGATATCCGCCAGACCCCAGAATTTGAGCAGTTCCATTACGAATACTTTTGTCCCCTCAGGCGGTGGTTTGCCTGCAAGCTCCGCTGGGTGGGCGGGTTGCTCGTTAACAAGTGA